CGTCCGGAGCTGCGCATGAATGCGTATGCCACGCACGGTGGTGAGGATCGCCGCCGTTTCGAACTGTACGCGTTGGCTGCAAGCATCGTCGGCAAATGCCATTTCTGCATCCAGTCGCATTACAAACTGCTGAAGGAAGTCGGTATGACGGCAACGCAATTACGCGACGTCGGCCGCATCGCAGCGGTAGTCGTGGCGGCAGCGCAGGTTCTTGCCGCCGAAGGAAAATGAATGTCGGCGGACGCGATAGCGTCCGCACGTTGAGAATCGTCTCGACGATCCATTGATTCAAGCCGATAGCGACCGGTTCAAAGTCGCTGCCGACATGCGTCCCGCGTCGCGATATGAGAGGGCGCGGGACGGTACCAATACTTCAGCGGCATTCCCCCGCGGCCGTCCGCAAAGTCATCCTCTTGTTTTCCGGCTCTGCGCTCGCGCATGATCACACCCGGAATTCGCGCAACTCCCATCCTCTGAACGCAATCATCGGCAAATGCATTGCCATGCATGCCGGAACATTGCGTGAGCCAGCTCTTGCGTCAACGCACAAAGTGACGACGCCCACGGCAACATTGCGCTCGATCACCGTCAAGTTCCGATTAAAAGCTGCGAATCCTCAAATAACCTGCTCACGGCAGAGAATCGTCAGAATTATTGCGCCTGTATCCTGTCTGGATTTATCACAGAACCTTCGATGGCAAAAATGTGCTCAAAGAAAAATCCCGAAGACAGGCAACATCTCCGTTACGCATCGTTCAAATGTTGAGTGGAAATACCGACGTCGATGATCCGGCGAAGGACAGGCAGGTTTCTGCTCAATTACGCGAAGAGCTGGAGCGGTGTGCGGCTGCACACAACGACATATCGCTGAAACTCGAGCAGGCCAAAGATGCAGGGTGTAGTTCGGAAGGCCGCTTCGAAAAAGTGTTTCGCTTGTGTTCCGATGCGATGCTGATCTGCCGCTGCCGTGACGCGCGTACTCTGGCCGTGAACCATGGCTGGGAAACCCTGTTCGGATACAGCCGTGCGGAGGCTGCGGGGCGCAGCCTGCGCGAGTTGCGCATATTCGCGAATGACGAGGAGTGCATTGCCGTCTGCAAAGGAATCCAGTCACAGGTCTGCATTCGCCAACGCGATCTGAAAATGCTCGACCGGGCCGGCAAGGTGCGGAATGTTCTGCTGTCCGGCGAAGCGTTCGACAATGCCGGCGACGTGTCCTTCATCATCGTGATGCGCGACGTTACCGAACAACGCCGCATCGAATTGCGTGTGCAGAAGCAGCGCAAACAGTTGACGCACCTGGCGCGGGTGGCAGTACTGGGTCAGCTTTCCGCCGCGCTCGCGCATGAACTCAATCAGCCGCTGACCGCGATCCTGAGCAATGCGCATGCCGCCCAACGGTTTCTCGCGAGGGAGGATGTCGACCTGAATGAAATCCGCGACATCCTGCAGGATATCGTCGATGCGGACAGGCGCGCGGGCGACGTCATACACAGGCTGCGCGCATTGTTCCTGAAAGGCGAAATCAAGCTGCTGCCGCTGAATCTCAACGATGTGGTGACGGAAGTGCTTTCC
The Noviherbaspirillum cavernae DNA segment above includes these coding regions:
- a CDS encoding two-component system sensor histidine kinase NtrB, whose translation is MLSGNTDVDDPAKDRQVSAQLREELERCAAAHNDISLKLEQAKDAGCSSEGRFEKVFRLCSDAMLICRCRDARTLAVNHGWETLFGYSRAEAAGRSLRELRIFANDEECIAVCKGIQSQVCIRQRDLKMLDRAGKVRNVLLSGEAFDNAGDVSFIIVMRDVTEQRRIELRVQKQRKQLTHLARVAVLGQLSAALAHELNQPLTAILSNAHAAQRFLAREDVDLNEIRDILQDIVDADRRAGDVIHRLRALFLKGEIKLLPLNLNDVVTEVLSLARSDLIARKIDVALRMEPNLLNVRGDRVQLQQVLLNLITNACEAMMDGANAVRRLAVVTSNSDDGMVRMEISDTGQGIEPHAIDRLFDSFFTTKAHGLGFGLSISRSIITDHDGRIEAMNNKEGGATFRVNLPAHAGEHG